The Halotia branconii CENA392 region AGCTACCTGTACCAACTGCTACTACTGGGAACATAGTCAAAGCGATCGCCCAGGCAGTTACTTTTGACTTCAGGCTCCACTTTTGCTGCCTTTGTTGCTGATGCAAAATAGACTTTGAAGGACTTAAGTAACTTTTGGGATTTGTCACCCGTTCATTAATACTAGTCTGAGAATTACCAATCACGGTTTTGTCTGGGTTTTCAACAGAACCTTTGTTAGCGATATTACCATTAGATTTATCAAAAGAAGGTTGAGTCATCGATAAAACCTTGCCAAGATTGAATTGGCACAGCTAAATTGACTAGTATATTTTGCAAACAGGTGGTAAAAATTCCACCTACAAAAGTATAAATAACTGGGAACGCAGGGGAGCAGAGGACAGTAAACAGTCAACAGTGAAAACTGATAACTGTCTATGCCTTATGCCCAATGCCCCATGCCCCATGCCCAATATCACAAATGTTTTGCTAATTCTGGAGTTCGCCCTTTTAAACCAATCATTAATTTGAGCGTAAACACTTTCAACATAGGCACTCGCTGCATTACCCATAAACCCATACGACGAACTACTACTAAAGGTAAGAAATTGTTAGAAAACATCCGATCTAATAAATCTGTGAATCCTAAAATTGTTAAGTTTTCCCACTGCCGCCAACGTTCATAGCGCTTCAGTATCTTAACATTGCCAATATCTTGACCAGCTTTGTGTGCAGTTTGGATTACTTGCGCTAAAGCAGCCGCATCTCGAATACCCAAATTTAAACCTTGTCCGCCCACAGGATGGCAATTGTGAGCTGCATCACCAATTAATGCTAATCTTGGCAGAACATAGCGATCGCTTTGCATCAGTTGTACTGGAAAAATAAAGCGATCACCTAGTAATTCCAATTTGCCCATTTGATTACCATAGCGGCGGCTAAGTTCTGTTAAAAATTGCTGATCATCTAAAGCACACAAGGCTTTGGCTTCTTCATGAGGGGCTGTCCATACAATCCGGCAACGGTTACCTGGCAAAGGTAAAATTGCAAACGGCCCACTATTCCAAAATCTTTCGTAGGCAGTATCATTATGAGGTTTTTCTGGTTTCACAAAGGCGACAATGCAAGACTGCCAATATTTCCAGCCTGAGGTTTTGATGCCAGCCCCTTGACGAATCGGCGATCGCGCTCCATCGGCGGCTACTAGTAATTTACTACGTACTGTCTGTATTTGGTCGGCAATTTTGATATCTATTACTACTATGTCTTGCTGATATTTGATATTTACCACTTCTGCTGGACACAGATAAGTCACATTAGGACAATTTTGCACAAACTCTTGCAATGGTTGTAATAGTGCTTGATGTTCTGCTACATAACCTAATTCTGGCGTACCAATATCATTGGTTTTAAATTCCACCACATTGGGATAATCGGCATCAGACAGACGAACTTGGCGATATTTAGCAATTTGAGGTAGTATTTTGTCCCAAACACCAATGCCTTGGTAAATCAACGCCGAAAGCATGTGTACTGCGTAGGCTTGGCCTTTAGCTACTGCCGCTGATGTTACTCTGGCCTCAATTAGCAGTACATTCAAGTCAGAATCTTTTAAGGCAGAGGCTAGGGTTAAACCAGTAATTCCACCGCCTACAATTACCAAATCATAGTCGTATCCCCGGATGTCTGGGGAGAATTGCTGAGGGGGAAGTGTTTGAGTTAGCTGCGTCGCCATTATTAAGACAAATTAAGCAATCTTAATTACTATTGTGACGCGATCGCCTAGTTCTGAGCAAGTAAAATCAAGTTGAAAATGAGCGAGAGCAAAGCTTTTTTACGTATTATGTCACTTTTTGCACTAAAATCTGCCTTAAGTTCCATAAGGGAAATGTGATTTCAGGAAATTGTGAAAACAGGTACCCTTTTTTATAGGCTTTTTCAAGCCTCCCCCAGCATATTTTTTGAATTAATCGATCAACCTGGAACTGATGCTAATAGCTATCAATTCACTTCCATCGAACTGAAACAACAAGCATTTCGTCTTGATGGGGTGTTTTTACCAAAATCTAATAACCCTAATCAACCAATCTATTTTCTGGAAGTACAATTTCAGAAAGACAAGATTTTCTATCAGCGTGTCTTTGCAGAAATATTTTTGTATTTGCATCAATACCAAAGCATCAACGACTGGCGTGCAGTTGTAATCTTTCCCAGGCGGAGTTTGGAACCTGAAGA contains the following coding sequences:
- a CDS encoding FAD-dependent hydroxylase, which translates into the protein MMATQLTQTLPPQQFSPDIRGYDYDLVIVGGGITGLTLASALKDSDLNVLLIEARVTSAAVAKGQAYAVHMLSALIYQGIGVWDKILPQIAKYRQVRLSDADYPNVVEFKTNDIGTPELGYVAEHQALLQPLQEFVQNCPNVTYLCPAEVVNIKYQQDIVVIDIKIADQIQTVRSKLLVAADGARSPIRQGAGIKTSGWKYWQSCIVAFVKPEKPHNDTAYERFWNSGPFAILPLPGNRCRIVWTAPHEEAKALCALDDQQFLTELSRRYGNQMGKLELLGDRFIFPVQLMQSDRYVLPRLALIGDAAHNCHPVGGQGLNLGIRDAAALAQVIQTAHKAGQDIGNVKILKRYERWRQWENLTILGFTDLLDRMFSNNFLPLVVVRRMGLWVMQRVPMLKVFTLKLMIGLKGRTPELAKHL